From Aspergillus fumigatus Af293 chromosome 5, whole genome shotgun sequence, a single genomic window includes:
- a CDS encoding signal peptidase complex subunit SPC3 — protein MHSSLSRAQGVFGFFTTVALFVAGVAALSVLLYPAHDAKAEVALKNVQVIKGRPNYYSTKKEEYAQIRFDLNADLSSLFNWNTKQIFVYVYASYSSSDKKSSLIPNSESIIWDTIISAPESPYSFNALLQRFFPTKSSSSPRKNQKRSVSASKKTSASKKETPAPGVLRLSNQRAKYQISDITGKLAERKNVTLSVGWNVQPWVGALWWSPGSGAVPRTAGTVVSSEAFDFPPVKGSKASATKAAASGAQTA, from the exons ATGCACTCGTCCCTAAGCAGAGCGCAGGGCGTCTTTGgcttcttcaccaccgtcGCCTTGTTTGTTGCTGGAGTTGCTGCGTTGTCAGTGCTGCTGTATCCTGCGCATGATGCAAAGGCTGAGGTCGCGTTGAAAAATGTCCAGGT AATCAAGGGTCGGCCAAATTACTATTCAaccaagaaagaagagtaTGCCCAGATCAGGTTCGATCTGAATGCTG ACCTCTCCTCGCTCTTCAATTGGAACACAAAACAAATCTTCGTCTACGTCTACGCTTCGTACTCGTCCTCCGACAAGAAGTCCTCTCTTATTCCCAACTCTGAGTCCATCATCTGGGATACTATCATCTCCGCCCCAGAATCGCCTTACTCATTCAATGCCCTGCTCCAGCGCTTTTTCCCGACCAAatcgtcctcctcgccgcGCAAGAACCAGAAACGAAGTGTTTCCGCGTCGAAGAAAACCTCGGCCTCAAAGAAGGAGACTCCGGCGCCGGGCGTGCTCCGTTTGAGCAACCAACGGGCTAAGTACCAAATCAGTGACATTACAGGGAAGCTGGCGGAGCGTAAGAACGTGACGCTCTCTGTGGGCTGGAATGTGCAGCCCTGGGTTGGTGCGTTGTGGTGGAGCCCCGGCTCCGGTGCTGTGCCGCGGACCGCCGGCACTGTGGTCAGCAGCGAGGCGTTTGATTTTCCTCCTGTGAAGGGAAGCAAGGCCTCTGCTACAAAAGCGGCTGCATCAGGCGCTCAGACGGCCTAG
- a CDS encoding YqaE/Pmp3 family membrane protein — MASTASMLCLILVTLFIPPLGVLMISGCSVDFFINILLTILGHLPGHIHAFYLEYVYYRNSSTDPMTRKRAPGVYSQRILQGHDGRTYGSTA; from the exons ATGGCAAGCACGGCGTCAATGCTATGTTTGATTTTGGTCACTCTCTTCA TACCTCCTCTCGGCGTACTTATGATTTCGGGTTGTAGTGtggatttcttcatcaataTTCTGCTCACGATCCTAGG ACACCTCCCGGGTCACATCCATGCTTTCTATCTGGAATACGTCTACTACCGCAACAGCAGTACGGACCCAATGACACGGAAGCGCGCGCCTGGGGTGTATTCGCAACGCATTCTACAAGGACATGATGGTAGAACATATGGGAGCACTGCTTGA
- a CDS encoding protein kinase PKP2, whose product MQRNQPFRCWHALRLSCKPRVRFYSGVDNSHSPPPWRPGSVLDEWVEREIRPISLRQLTFFGRTLTESRLISSANYVRTELPTRIAHRLRDIQKLPYVVVANPHLSLVYELYYKAFERFRVIPEIKTLEDNERFCDILRKTLKEHLVVIPKLAMGVLECRDLVAPGVMDQFMNTLLRSRISRRVIAEQHLALTETFSSPWHFPGSQDRTDMNADFVGEVFLKCNAKEVIERCGKLAQDMMRQSSGTDKIPEILVQGHLDATFPYILSHLEYIIGELLRNSIQAVIEKYKESSEKPPPIEVLICEAPQHVIMRVSDQGGGIPREVMPYLWSFDKGPLSKSRLQNLKQVPAMAATMQELTVSKERKHADRETYREGSLDSLTSRPPNLRLGIGLPMSRVYAEYWAGSLELHSLEGYGVDAFLQISKLGNKNEQVTTRASIDAV is encoded by the exons ATGCAGCGAAATCAACCATTTCGATGTTGGCATGCGCTTCGACTGAGTTGCAAACCTCGAGTACGGTTCTACTCAGGCGTTGACAACTCACATAGCCCACCTCCATGGAGACCTGGTTCCGTTCTCGACGA ATGGGTCGAGCGCGAGATTCGGCCTATTAGCCTGCGGCAATTGACCTTCTTTGGACGGACCCTAACCGAATCACGTCTTATCAGTTCGGCCAACTATGTGCGAACAGAGCTGCCAACCAG GATTGCGCATCGACTGCGCGACATCCAGAAGCTGCCGTATGTGGTTGTAGCAAATCCACATCTTTCCCTTGTATACGAGCTCTACTACAAGGCATTTGAACGGTTTCGCGTCATACCGGAGATCAAGACTCTAGAGGATAACGAAAGATTCTGTGACATCCTGCGTAAGACCCTCAAGGAGCATCTTGTCGTGATTCCGAAATTGGCAATGGGCGTTTTGGAGTGTCGGGATCTGGTAGCACCAGGCGTGATGGATCAATTTATGAACACTCTCCTTCGCTCG AGAATTTCACGTCGGGTCATTGCAGAGCAGCACTTAGCCTTGACAGAAACTTTCAGCTCTCCCTGGCACTTCCCAGGCTCGCAGGACCGGACCGACATGAACGCAGACTTTGTTGGCGAGGTATTTCTCAAATGCAATGCGAAAGAGGTGATTGAACGTTGCGGGAAGCTTGCACAGGACATGATGCGGCAAAGCTCGGGAACAGATAAGATTCCCGAGATCCTTGTACAGGGACATCTTGACGCAACTTTCCCGTATATTCTGAGCCATTTAGAGTATATCATTGGCGAGCTTCTGCGCAACTCCATCCAGGCTGTCATTGAAAAATACAAAGAGTCTTCTGAAAAGCCTCCGCCCATTGAGGTTCTTATCTGCGAGGCGCCACAACATGTGATCATGCGAGTATCAGATCAAGGGGGAGGGATACCCCGTGAAGTCATGCCATATCTGTGGTCTTTCGACAAGGGCCCTCTGAGCAAATCACGACTCCAAAATTTGAAACAGGTCCCTGCGATGGCAGCTACGATGCAAGAGCTGACAGTGTCCAAGGAACGGAAACATGCCGACAGGGAAACATACCGAGAGGGCTCGCTGGACTCGCTCACCTCTCGTCCACCTAATCTACGACTTGGTATTGGCCTTCCAATGAGCAGGGTCTATGCAGAATATTGGGCAGGCAGCCTTGAGTTACATAGCCTTGAGGGCTATGGAGTGGATGCGTTTTTGCAGATATCAAAGCTCGGCAACAAAAACGAGCAAGTCACCACAAGAGCGTCCATTGATGCTGTTTGA